From the Thermus thermamylovorans genome, one window contains:
- a CDS encoding response regulator encodes MIRVFLVDDHPVVRAGIRYLLQGKVEIVGEAETGQEALLKIPQSRPQVVILDIALPDMDGIQVAEKLKALYPEARLLALSMYAEPEYAERFLQAGGSGYLSKEAIEQELEDAVLAVARGEHYLPQSLLYRMIQAQTVRKPGPEVLTERELMVVRYLAQGLSGRVRIYV; translated from the coding sequence GTGATCCGGGTCTTCCTGGTGGACGACCATCCCGTGGTGCGGGCAGGGATACGCTACCTGTTGCAAGGAAAGGTGGAGATCGTGGGCGAGGCGGAAACAGGCCAGGAGGCCTTGCTGAAGATCCCCCAATCCAGGCCCCAGGTGGTGATCTTGGACATCGCCCTACCTGACATGGACGGCATCCAGGTGGCGGAAAAGCTGAAGGCTCTTTACCCCGAAGCCCGGCTCCTGGCCCTGTCCATGTATGCGGAACCGGAATATGCGGAACGTTTCCTCCAGGCCGGGGGCTCCGGGTACCTGTCCAAGGAGGCCATCGAGCAGGAGCTGGAGGATGCCGTGTTGGCAGTGGCCCGAGGAGAGCACTACCTGCCCCAGAGCCTCCTTTACCGCATGATCCAGGCCCAAACCGTCCGCAAGCCGGGGCCAGAGGTCCTGACGGAGCGCGAACTCATGGTGGTCCGTTATCTGGCCCAGGGCCTTTCCGGTCGTGTAAGGATTTATGT